In one window of Comamonas testosteroni DNA:
- a CDS encoding response regulator: protein MRLLLVEDDTMIGQAVLALLRGEGYVVDWVQDGAQADTALHGHQYDLVLLDLGLPKLDGLQVLRQLRARKDATPVLVATARDAVGDRIAGLDAGADDYVIKPYDMDELLARIRALTRRAAGHLDAVYEHGGVMLNPNTREASVNGLPVTLSGREWAVLQALLARPGATLSRQQIEDKLYGWGDEVSSNAVEVYIHGLRKKLGAAAVLNVRGLGYMVPRP, encoded by the coding sequence ATGCGTTTACTGCTCGTTGAAGATGACACCATGATCGGCCAGGCCGTGCTGGCGCTGCTGCGCGGTGAGGGCTATGTGGTGGACTGGGTTCAGGATGGAGCCCAGGCCGATACGGCCTTGCATGGCCACCAGTACGATCTGGTGCTGCTCGATTTGGGATTGCCCAAGCTTGATGGCTTGCAGGTGCTGCGCCAGTTGCGTGCGCGCAAGGATGCCACGCCGGTGCTGGTTGCAACCGCCAGGGACGCCGTGGGTGACCGCATTGCGGGGCTGGACGCCGGGGCCGATGACTATGTCATCAAACCCTATGACATGGATGAGCTGCTGGCCCGCATTCGCGCGCTAACGCGGCGTGCTGCGGGGCATCTGGATGCGGTGTACGAACATGGCGGCGTCATGCTGAACCCCAATACTCGCGAGGCCAGCGTGAATGGTCTGCCGGTCACTCTGTCAGGTCGTGAATGGGCAGTGCTGCAGGCATTGCTGGCAAGGCCGGGGGCCACGCTGTCACGTCAGCAAATCGAAGACAAGCTCTATGGCTGGGGCGACGAGGTCAGCAGCAATGCGGTGGAGGTCTATATCCACGGGCTGCGCAAAAAGCTCGGCGCTGCAGCAGTGCTCAATGTGCGCGGTCTTGGATATATGGTGCCCAGACCGTGA
- a CDS encoding ATP-binding protein, producing the protein MSKNQALKRLKLPGSLGARLLLFIGMAILLVAVLQGAFAYRNALEQTDTLFDYQMQQTAFALRAGLPVDAKGRPQGTPPEDENNEFIVQVWTNEGLRIFESALGDALPQMAVLGFADVPARGTTYRVFSLQTRSQVIQIAQDMRVRQMLARDAAWRSLLPVVLLLPLLALAVWWVIRRSLTPVHRVRRELALRQPQDLAPVAEHDLPDEMRPLVEELNSLLQRVRQAFEAQQNFVADAAHELRSPLAALQLQLQLLRKATDSAEREAAQARLAQGIERARRLVEQLLALARQEARPQSEDAPLADLRVLVEQALADAAPAAQAKGLDMGLSEDPQQQSAFSVPADAGALAVLLRNLLDNAIKYVPGGGRVDVGWLQDEHGRALVVEDSGPGIAQAERQRVLQRFVRGQGAGGMAGGSGLGLAIAQSIAQSSGAELLLDESPQLGGLRVRVLWPRS; encoded by the coding sequence GTGAGCAAAAACCAGGCATTGAAGCGGCTGAAGCTGCCTGGTTCGCTGGGCGCACGCCTGCTGCTGTTCATCGGCATGGCGATTTTGCTGGTGGCTGTTCTGCAGGGGGCTTTTGCCTATCGCAATGCTCTGGAGCAGACCGATACCCTGTTCGACTACCAGATGCAGCAGACGGCGTTTGCACTGCGGGCAGGTCTGCCGGTCGACGCCAAAGGCCGGCCGCAGGGAACGCCGCCTGAAGATGAAAACAACGAGTTCATCGTCCAGGTCTGGACCAATGAGGGACTGAGAATCTTCGAGTCGGCTCTGGGTGATGCCTTGCCCCAGATGGCTGTGCTGGGATTTGCCGATGTGCCTGCGCGTGGCACGACCTACCGTGTGTTTTCACTGCAGACACGCTCTCAGGTGATTCAGATTGCACAGGACATGCGCGTGCGTCAGATGCTCGCGCGTGATGCCGCCTGGCGCAGCTTGTTGCCTGTGGTGTTGCTGTTGCCGCTGCTGGCGCTGGCCGTGTGGTGGGTGATTCGCCGTTCACTGACTCCCGTGCATCGGGTGCGCAGGGAGTTGGCCCTGCGTCAGCCCCAGGATCTGGCACCCGTGGCGGAGCATGATCTGCCGGATGAGATGCGCCCGCTGGTAGAGGAGCTCAACAGCCTGCTGCAGCGCGTACGGCAGGCTTTTGAGGCCCAGCAGAATTTCGTGGCAGATGCAGCGCATGAGCTGCGCTCGCCGCTGGCCGCGTTGCAGCTGCAATTGCAACTGCTGCGCAAAGCGACGGACAGCGCTGAGCGCGAGGCAGCGCAGGCTCGTCTGGCCCAAGGGATCGAGCGCGCCAGGCGACTGGTGGAGCAGTTGCTGGCATTGGCCAGGCAGGAAGCCAGGCCGCAGAGTGAAGATGCGCCGCTGGCTGACTTGCGCGTGTTGGTCGAGCAGGCCCTGGCTGATGCCGCGCCGGCTGCCCAGGCCAAGGGGCTGGACATGGGCCTGAGTGAAGACCCGCAGCAGCAGTCCGCATTCAGCGTGCCTGCAGACGCCGGGGCACTGGCGGTGCTGCTGCGCAATCTGCTGGACAACGCGATCAAATACGTGCCTGGCGGAGGACGGGTCGATGTGGGCTGGTTGCAGGACGAACACGGACGTGCACTGGTGGTGGAAGACTCGGGTCCTGGCATTGCACAGGCCGAGCGTCAGCGCGTCCTGCAGCGCTTTGTGCGAGGTCAAGGCGCTGGTGGCATGGCCGGCGGCAGTGGCCTGGGACTGGCGATTGCGCAAAGCATTGCGCAAAGCAGCGGTGCTGAGCTTTTGCTTGACGAGTCGCCGCAACTGGGCGGTTTGCGTGTCAGGGTTCTGTGGCCTCGGTCCTAG
- a CDS encoding sensor domain-containing diguanylate cyclase translates to MPSIIQRLSQTVSASQNLPSFTRPLLEIMVEVTDLESAYLTTVDEARGIQNVLYSLNTGGMKIPEGLEVPWHDTLCKRSLDEGRTFTDNVGECWGDSDAARQLGIQTYVSTPVRFSNGALFGTLCAASDHSVALAAEAEDLMRLFAKIIAGFAEREQLVRSLQHANEELASLAMLDSLTGLPNRRCVTEELNRLIAQCRRTREWVLVGFVDLDRFKQINDQFGHEAGDALLRAMAEQLRAGLRSSDMLARFGGDEFVVVGAGPLLDEDAEAVIGQMQLRLSKASVASLPLADGREIEYAGASVGMVCLMPDDTDVDDALQKADAAMYKVKAARQRQPEVI, encoded by the coding sequence ATGCCATCAATTATTCAACGTCTTTCTCAGACAGTCTCCGCATCTCAGAATCTGCCCAGCTTCACGCGACCTCTTCTGGAAATCATGGTGGAAGTGACTGATCTGGAGTCGGCCTATCTCACCACCGTTGATGAGGCACGCGGCATTCAGAATGTTCTGTACTCCTTGAATACGGGAGGAATGAAGATCCCCGAAGGGCTGGAGGTGCCCTGGCACGACACCTTGTGCAAGCGGTCGCTCGACGAAGGGCGTACCTTTACTGACAATGTTGGCGAGTGCTGGGGCGACTCGGATGCGGCGCGTCAGTTGGGTATCCAGACTTATGTGAGCACGCCCGTGCGTTTTTCCAATGGTGCGCTGTTCGGCACTTTGTGTGCAGCCAGCGACCATTCCGTCGCGCTGGCAGCAGAGGCAGAGGATCTGATGCGCCTGTTTGCCAAGATCATTGCAGGTTTTGCCGAGCGCGAGCAACTGGTGAGATCGCTGCAGCATGCCAACGAGGAGCTGGCCTCGTTGGCCATGCTCGATTCTTTGACGGGATTGCCCAATCGCCGCTGCGTGACCGAGGAGCTCAACCGGCTCATTGCTCAGTGCCGCCGCACCCGTGAATGGGTACTGGTGGGCTTTGTGGATCTTGACCGCTTCAAGCAGATCAATGACCAGTTTGGTCATGAGGCTGGGGATGCGTTGCTGCGTGCCATGGCCGAACAACTGCGAGCAGGACTGCGCAGCAGTGACATGCTGGCTCGTTTCGGTGGCGATGAATTCGTCGTGGTCGGTGCAGGGCCTTTGCTCGATGAAGACGCTGAGGCTGTGATCGGGCAGATGCAGCTCAGGCTGAGCAAGGCCTCTGTCGCCAGCTTGCCATTGGCCGACGGGCGCGAGATCGAGTACGCAGGAGCCAGCGTGGGCATGGTCTGTTTGATGCCCGATGACACCGATGTGGACGATGCTTTGCAGAAAGCCGATGCTGCGATGTACAAAGTGAAAGCCGCAAGGCAGAGACAGCCTGAGGTGATCTGA
- a CDS encoding sensor domain-containing diguanylate cyclase produces MKNSLAEGLDFEDMFNLAPVSLWMEDYSGLRQIFDQWRAQGVSDLLSFLKEDPERLKLCSQSYKVLRVNQYTLELFKAEDEETLKSRLSEVFRGDMLDSIMSELVALWEGALNFETRSVNYALDGRRLDVQVRARVLPGYEKSWSRVLVSLEDVTAEVQSTMKLQRSEQYSRDLFEYSPVSLWVEDFSVVKRLMDDVRARGITDFRTFLKVHPEFVTRCLQEIQVLDVNRQTLQMFGAQSKQQLLQNLSKVFRGEMYDSFAEQLIDLWEGKLVQQREVVNYGLAGDVLHIHMEFAIMSSHAEKWGLVLLSLVDITARKKAEAYLEYLGKHDVLTQLRNRAFYTEELNRLSRKGPWPLSMLAIDMNGLKVVNDEHGHTAGDAMLRRMGEVLAKAVDAPACAARIGGDEFVVLLPGTDERGAVALKERILSLLELNNQFYPGHSIHVSMGHACGQEGTPIESIVQGADKAMYAEKARLYRDKERDRRVNSA; encoded by the coding sequence GTGAAAAATTCGCTCGCAGAAGGTCTGGACTTCGAGGATATGTTCAACCTGGCCCCGGTATCGCTCTGGATGGAGGATTACAGCGGCCTGAGACAGATTTTCGATCAATGGCGGGCGCAGGGCGTGAGCGATCTGCTCAGTTTTCTCAAAGAAGATCCGGAGCGGCTCAAGCTTTGCAGTCAGTCCTACAAGGTGCTGCGGGTCAATCAATACACGCTTGAGCTGTTCAAGGCCGAAGATGAGGAAACCCTGAAGAGCCGGCTGAGCGAGGTCTTTCGCGGCGACATGCTCGACAGCATCATGAGCGAACTGGTCGCTCTCTGGGAAGGTGCGCTCAATTTCGAGACCCGTTCGGTCAACTATGCCCTGGATGGACGGCGACTTGATGTGCAGGTGAGGGCGCGTGTACTGCCGGGTTACGAGAAAAGCTGGAGCCGGGTGCTGGTTTCTCTGGAGGATGTGACTGCGGAGGTGCAGAGCACGATGAAGCTTCAGCGCAGCGAGCAATACTCCAGAGACCTGTTCGAGTACTCGCCGGTGTCGCTGTGGGTCGAGGACTTCAGCGTGGTCAAGCGCCTGATGGACGATGTTCGAGCGCGCGGAATCACCGATTTCCGGACTTTTCTGAAAGTGCATCCGGAATTCGTGACCCGCTGCCTGCAGGAAATCCAGGTGCTCGATGTCAATCGCCAGACGCTGCAAATGTTCGGTGCCCAGAGCAAGCAGCAACTGCTGCAGAATCTGTCCAAGGTTTTCAGGGGCGAAATGTACGATTCGTTTGCCGAGCAGCTGATAGACCTTTGGGAGGGTAAGCTGGTGCAGCAGCGGGAAGTGGTGAACTACGGGCTGGCTGGCGATGTGCTCCATATTCATATGGAGTTCGCCATCATGAGCAGCCATGCGGAGAAATGGGGCTTGGTGCTGCTGTCGCTCGTGGATATCACCGCTCGCAAGAAGGCCGAGGCTTATCTTGAATATCTGGGCAAGCATGATGTGTTGACCCAGTTGCGCAACCGCGCGTTCTATACCGAAGAGCTGAACAGGCTTTCGCGCAAAGGGCCCTGGCCCTTGTCCATGCTTGCCATCGATATGAATGGACTCAAGGTCGTCAACGACGAGCATGGTCATACTGCAGGCGATGCCATGCTGAGGCGTATGGGAGAAGTTCTCGCCAAGGCAGTGGATGCGCCGGCCTGCGCCGCGCGCATCGGTGGCGATGAGTTTGTCGTGCTTTTGCCGGGAACCGATGAACGCGGTGCCGTGGCCTTGAAGGAGCGCATCTTGTCCTTGCTGGAGCTGAACAATCAGTTCTATCCGGGTCACAGCATCCATGTCTCCATGGGCCATGCCTGTGGCCAGGAAGGCACGCCGATAGAAAGCATTGTTCAAGGGGCGGACAAGGCCATGTATGCCGAAAAAGCACGCCTTTACCGGGACAAGGAGCGCGACAGACGTGTGAACTCAGCCTGA
- a CDS encoding MliC family protein, producing the protein MKVIGLAMLAAIAVSACSSAPSQDADREVAFTCANGESISVRFSPANSKAVLIRGGQGIELPQQPSGSGFVYSNGPNTIRGKGLDLTVEVGRMVPIQCKAR; encoded by the coding sequence ATGAAAGTCATCGGGCTTGCCATGCTTGCCGCAATCGCCGTCAGTGCCTGCAGTTCTGCGCCGTCTCAAGATGCAGACCGTGAAGTTGCATTCACCTGTGCAAACGGAGAATCCATTTCGGTGCGTTTCTCGCCTGCCAACAGCAAAGCAGTCTTGATACGCGGCGGTCAAGGCATAGAGCTTCCACAGCAGCCAAGCGGCTCCGGATTTGTTTACAGCAACGGGCCCAATACCATCCGAGGAAAAGGACTGGATCTGACGGTCGAGGTCGGCCGCATGGTGCCGATCCAATGCAAGGCCCGGTAA
- a CDS encoding LysR family transcriptional regulator: MPRPLSFKEIEAFRAVMQTGTTIAAAQLLHTTQPSISRLLAQMQTGADLKLFDMYKGRLRPTAEARELFSTVQQHFVGLDRIERDLQGLRQFGAGTLRIGCTPALGLSIVPAALHNFLRHYPGTHISLQTLGTTHLRQGLLHGQFDLVVSTMAIGSPELNASVLHQTQAVCVMHPGHPLAQHSSLHVQDLENQLLLTLNSDDNIYLQLQRTMLEHDVRPSSTVETTYSSTICCLAAQGTGLGVVNPYVAATFASSLCIKPFLPECSVEVALALPSHSAPSERTQCFVEELQKQLAT, translated from the coding sequence ATGCCACGCCCTTTGAGTTTTAAAGAAATTGAAGCATTTCGTGCCGTGATGCAAACCGGCACCACGATCGCCGCTGCGCAGCTGCTGCACACCACCCAACCATCCATCAGCCGTCTGCTGGCTCAGATGCAGACGGGCGCGGACCTGAAGCTGTTTGATATGTATAAAGGGCGGCTGCGCCCGACTGCAGAGGCGCGGGAGCTCTTTTCGACGGTGCAGCAACATTTCGTCGGTCTGGACCGCATTGAGCGCGACCTTCAGGGGTTGCGGCAGTTCGGTGCAGGCACTCTGCGCATAGGCTGCACCCCGGCGCTGGGCTTGTCCATCGTTCCTGCGGCCCTGCACAATTTTCTGCGGCACTACCCGGGCACGCACATCAGTCTGCAGACGCTAGGCACTACACATCTTCGGCAAGGACTGCTGCACGGCCAGTTTGACCTGGTGGTCAGCACCATGGCCATTGGCTCTCCTGAACTCAACGCAAGCGTTCTGCATCAGACCCAGGCCGTCTGCGTCATGCATCCGGGCCATCCGCTGGCACAGCACAGCAGCCTGCATGTCCAGGACCTGGAAAACCAGCTGCTGCTGACTTTGAATTCGGACGACAACATCTACCTGCAACTGCAGCGAACCATGCTCGAGCATGATGTCCGGCCCAGCTCAACTGTCGAGACCACCTACTCTTCCACCATCTGCTGCCTCGCAGCGCAAGGTACAGGCTTGGGCGTAGTGAACCCCTACGTGGCGGCAACATTTGCGTCAAGCCTCTGCATCAAACCGTTCCTGCCCGAGTGCTCAGTAGAGGTGGCGCTAGCACTGCCAAGTCATTCGGCACCTTCGGAACGCACGCAATGCTTCGTCGAGGAGCTGCAAAAACAGCTGGCAACATAA
- a CDS encoding Bug family tripartite tricarboxylate transporter substrate binding protein has translation MVCIRARRSLCMGMLAAATLANVGSAWAEGSSAYPNPARQIRIIVPFTAGGSSDVQARMLADRLGRMWNQAVVVENKPGAGGHLGGKYVSDQPADGYTLMVGSIGLHAAYAVYKKLPYDPAKELRVVTVLAEMPHVVVATPNLPVRNLQELTALAKQESGSINFGSAGVGSSVHMMGELYKLQSGAPIVHVPYRGSSAALNDLLGGQIQLMFENPPTVLAHVKGGKLKALAVTGNERLAALPDVPTASEAGMKDYVATSWTTVAVSSKVPQAVVHKLSEDIRKVVNSPEFRKGLQDQGMSAVANTPAEAQSFVAREKQRWDQVIAAGKITAN, from the coding sequence ATGGTTTGCATTCGCGCTCGTCGCTCTCTGTGTATGGGAATGCTGGCTGCCGCAACGTTGGCGAATGTGGGCTCAGCCTGGGCTGAAGGCAGCTCCGCATATCCCAATCCTGCTCGTCAAATTCGCATCATCGTGCCGTTCACTGCGGGTGGCAGCTCGGACGTGCAGGCCCGTATGCTTGCCGACAGGCTCGGCCGTATGTGGAATCAAGCCGTGGTGGTTGAGAATAAGCCCGGTGCAGGTGGCCATCTGGGTGGGAAATACGTGTCCGATCAGCCGGCAGACGGCTACACGTTGATGGTGGGATCGATCGGATTGCATGCTGCTTACGCGGTCTACAAAAAGCTGCCTTACGACCCTGCCAAAGAGTTGCGCGTTGTCACCGTGCTGGCGGAGATGCCCCATGTCGTGGTCGCAACCCCCAATCTGCCGGTCAGGAATCTGCAGGAGCTGACCGCGCTTGCCAAGCAGGAGTCAGGCAGCATCAATTTTGGCTCTGCTGGCGTGGGCTCGTCGGTTCATATGATGGGGGAGCTGTACAAGCTGCAGTCCGGTGCACCTATTGTTCATGTTCCTTATCGTGGCAGTTCTGCCGCGCTCAACGATTTGCTTGGCGGCCAGATTCAGCTGATGTTCGAGAACCCACCGACAGTGCTGGCGCACGTCAAGGGCGGCAAGCTCAAGGCACTGGCGGTCACAGGCAATGAACGCCTGGCGGCATTGCCGGATGTGCCGACGGCCAGCGAGGCCGGAATGAAGGACTATGTGGCCACATCATGGACCACGGTCGCCGTGTCTTCCAAGGTGCCTCAGGCAGTGGTGCACAAGCTCAGTGAAGACATCCGCAAGGTGGTCAATTCGCCCGAGTTCCGCAAGGGTCTGCAGGATCAAGGGATGAGTGCCGTGGCCAATACCCCGGCAGAGGCGCAGAGCTTTGTGGCCAGGGAAAAGCAGCGCTGGGATCAGGTGATCGCTGCCGGAAAGATTACGGCGAACTAA
- the chrA gene encoding chromate efflux transporter, producing MDTALPRPTDPVAPASLSLSEALRFWLKLGFISFGGPAGQIALMHEELVDRRRWISEKRFLHALNYCMLLPGPEAQQLATYLGWLLHRTWGGILAGVLFVLPSLFIIMALAWLYMAHGDMPVITGIFYGIKPAVTALVAQAAYRVGTRSLKSSWHWGIAAAAFLAIFALNVPFPLIVIAAAAIGFIGGKLRPEAFGGSSHEKGNARQSLGAALIDDDTPTPAHALFSWRGFWRVSLVCLTLWASVMGALAMAFGLESALVQMGWFFTKAALMTFGGAYAVLPYVYQGAVENFHWLTATQMIDGLALGETTPGPLIMVVSFVAFVGGWTKAIFGVDSLLLAGVVAAVIVTFFTFLPSFFFIFLGGPFIESTHGKLKFTAPLVGITAAVVGVILNLAVFFAYHVVWPQGFAGHMEWPSIAIGLAAGIALLRFKINVIYVIVAAGLTGLLAQLW from the coding sequence ATGGACACCGCTTTGCCCAGGCCCACCGACCCGGTTGCGCCAGCCTCTCTTTCGCTTTCAGAAGCGCTGCGCTTCTGGTTGAAGCTGGGATTCATCAGCTTTGGCGGCCCCGCAGGTCAGATAGCACTCATGCATGAGGAGCTTGTAGACCGCCGCCGATGGATTTCCGAGAAGCGATTTCTCCACGCCCTGAACTACTGCATGCTGCTGCCGGGGCCCGAGGCTCAGCAGCTTGCCACCTACCTGGGATGGTTGCTGCACCGGACATGGGGCGGCATTCTGGCAGGGGTTCTCTTTGTCCTGCCATCGCTGTTCATCATCATGGCTCTGGCCTGGCTGTATATGGCCCATGGCGACATGCCGGTCATTACAGGCATTTTCTATGGCATCAAGCCCGCTGTGACGGCGCTTGTGGCACAGGCGGCCTACCGGGTGGGCACCAGGTCGCTCAAGAGTAGCTGGCATTGGGGAATTGCGGCTGCTGCGTTTCTCGCCATTTTTGCCCTCAATGTTCCGTTCCCGCTCATTGTCATTGCGGCTGCAGCCATCGGTTTCATCGGCGGTAAATTGCGCCCCGAGGCCTTTGGTGGCTCCAGTCATGAAAAAGGCAATGCGCGTCAGTCACTCGGGGCTGCATTGATCGACGACGACACTCCCACTCCTGCGCATGCCCTATTTTCCTGGCGAGGATTCTGGAGGGTGTCGCTGGTCTGCCTGACGCTGTGGGCCAGCGTGATGGGCGCGCTCGCCATGGCGTTTGGTCTGGAGTCTGCCTTGGTACAAATGGGGTGGTTCTTCACCAAGGCCGCGCTGATGACTTTTGGTGGCGCCTATGCGGTGCTTCCCTATGTGTACCAGGGCGCGGTGGAGAACTTCCATTGGTTGACTGCAACACAAATGATCGATGGCCTGGCTTTGGGGGAGACCACTCCGGGCCCGCTCATCATGGTGGTGTCCTTTGTGGCCTTTGTAGGAGGCTGGACAAAGGCGATCTTCGGTGTGGATTCGCTGCTGCTCGCTGGAGTCGTCGCAGCAGTGATCGTGACCTTCTTCACTTTTCTGCCGTCGTTCTTTTTCATTTTCCTGGGTGGCCCCTTTATCGAGTCCACCCACGGCAAGCTTAAATTCACCGCGCCATTGGTCGGAATCACCGCTGCGGTCGTGGGTGTCATTCTGAATCTGGCGGTCTTCTTTGCCTACCATGTCGTTTGGCCCCAAGGCTTTGCAGGACACATGGAGTGGCCGTCGATTGCCATTGGGCTGGCAGCAGGCATTGCGTTGCTCCGCTTCAAGATCAATGTCATCTACGTCATTGTGGCGGCAGGGCTGACAGGATTGCTTGCGCAGTTGTGGTGA
- a CDS encoding YdeI/OmpD-associated family protein yields MPTVKSIIPLELAPTLFKSAKAFEAWLKKNHATSDGLWLKIAKRGSNETSVTYPEAVEIALCWGWIDGQKKSLDDQHYLQRFTPRRARSVWSRINVNKVQALIDAGRMQAPGEAQVEAAKADGRWARAYDGARTSTVPEDLQAALEAEPAAKTFFASINASNRYAILWRIQTAARAETRARRIAQLVGMLARGETIHLFRPRAKA; encoded by the coding sequence ATGCCTACCGTCAAATCCATCATCCCGCTCGAACTTGCTCCAACCCTGTTCAAGAGCGCCAAAGCCTTCGAGGCCTGGCTGAAGAAGAATCACGCGACTTCCGATGGCCTCTGGCTCAAGATCGCCAAGCGAGGCTCCAACGAGACAAGTGTCACCTACCCCGAAGCGGTGGAGATTGCGCTGTGTTGGGGCTGGATCGATGGACAGAAGAAAAGCCTTGACGATCAACACTATCTTCAGCGCTTTACGCCGAGGCGCGCGCGCAGCGTCTGGTCGAGAATCAATGTCAACAAGGTGCAGGCACTCATTGACGCGGGCCGCATGCAGGCCCCGGGTGAGGCTCAGGTAGAGGCAGCCAAGGCTGACGGGCGCTGGGCGCGGGCCTACGACGGTGCGCGTACGTCCACGGTGCCTGAGGATCTGCAGGCTGCACTGGAGGCCGAGCCGGCGGCCAAGACCTTCTTTGCCAGCATCAATGCCTCCAATCGCTACGCGATACTGTGGCGTATCCAGACGGCTGCGAGAGCCGAGACGCGTGCCAGGCGCATCGCTCAGTTGGTGGGAATGCTTGCCCGCGGCGAAACCATCCATCTCTTCAGGCCCCGTGCCAAGGCTTGA
- a CDS encoding winged helix-turn-helix transcriptional regulator yields MRAKGFEGMTCSVADVMGALGDRWGVLIMRDLLLGLARYDDLKQSTGVTNATLSDRLRSLEAAGLIERRKYQSKPDRYEYVLTERGQDISLVMQAFVQVGDHWNVGNLAGPPLQFVNKQTGHPVKLAVIDSQLGQPVEARDITVIAGPGADERVKWRLERHAGSPT; encoded by the coding sequence ATGCGAGCTAAAGGGTTTGAGGGAATGACATGCTCAGTCGCCGATGTGATGGGCGCTTTAGGCGATCGCTGGGGGGTGCTGATCATGCGAGACCTCCTGCTAGGACTCGCCCGCTATGACGATTTAAAGCAATCGACGGGCGTGACCAATGCGACCTTGTCAGATCGACTGAGATCTCTGGAAGCTGCCGGTCTGATTGAACGCAGGAAATATCAATCCAAACCTGACCGCTACGAGTATGTTCTTACAGAACGTGGTCAGGACATCAGCTTGGTAATGCAGGCATTCGTTCAAGTGGGTGACCACTGGAACGTGGGCAACTTGGCGGGTCCACCTCTGCAATTTGTGAACAAGCAAACTGGCCACCCCGTGAAACTTGCAGTGATCGACAGTCAACTAGGTCAGCCTGTAGAGGCCCGCGACATCACTGTGATTGCAGGCCCTGGGGCTGATGAGCGGGTGAAATGGCGTTTAGAACGACACGCTGGCTCACCAACATAG
- a CDS encoding SDR family NAD(P)-dependent oxidoreductase — MEKNLGTAIVTGASSGIGAVYADRLAARGYDLVLIARRRERLEKLAVALRIKYRRHIEVVQADLANEADLIRVEALVSDAADVSFLINCAGSGALGMAAQVPTSAVAAMLKVNVIALTRLSMAAAKRFAAAKSGSIINIGSILALMPAPGASSYSGSKAYVLNFSRALQSELQNSGVRVQAVMPGPIRSEFFGDTPAPFPDQLFMSPETLVDTALAAYDQDEVVTFPNLGSMDSWNAFEQARSVMVHGVTQSGASAERYSH; from the coding sequence GTGGAAAAGAATTTGGGAACTGCCATAGTCACTGGTGCCTCCTCAGGCATTGGTGCTGTCTACGCGGACCGGCTTGCCGCACGTGGATATGACCTCGTGCTCATTGCGCGTCGACGTGAGCGGCTGGAAAAGCTGGCCGTTGCATTGCGTATAAAATACCGTCGGCATATCGAGGTTGTGCAAGCAGATCTCGCAAATGAAGCAGATCTGATTCGCGTCGAAGCATTGGTCTCTGATGCCGCTGACGTAAGTTTTCTGATCAACTGCGCTGGCTCGGGAGCCTTGGGTATGGCTGCTCAGGTTCCCACAAGCGCGGTCGCCGCTATGCTGAAGGTGAATGTGATCGCGCTGACACGTCTGTCGATGGCTGCAGCAAAGCGTTTCGCTGCCGCCAAGAGCGGCAGCATCATCAACATTGGGTCCATCCTGGCGTTGATGCCTGCACCAGGTGCGAGCAGCTACAGCGGCTCCAAAGCCTATGTGCTCAATTTTTCACGTGCATTGCAAAGCGAACTTCAAAACAGCGGGGTCAGAGTTCAAGCGGTGATGCCGGGGCCCATTCGCTCCGAGTTCTTCGGAGACACACCTGCCCCGTTTCCAGATCAACTTTTCATGAGTCCCGAAACACTGGTTGATACGGCTTTGGCGGCTTATGACCAGGACGAGGTGGTGACTTTCCCCAATTTGGGCAGCATGGATTCATGGAATGCGTTCGAGCAGGCTCGCTCCGTCATGGTCCACGGTGTCACTCAAAGTGGCGCCTCCGCAGAACGCTATAGCCACTGA